A window of Glycine soja cultivar W05 chromosome 13, ASM419377v2, whole genome shotgun sequence genomic DNA:
gtaaaaagaaaaagaatgctTCACGTCCGTCcgattttaaaattagaaaatcaaaCTATTATGATCGATTAAGATATGATGAAAATATTAcactggataaaataaaaaaaatatgagatttttttttctccttcgaGCATGTTACCCCGCTGGCAATGATGACACTGGTGACGACGGGGACGAGGGTGAGATAGGTGAGCCAGGCCTCACGCTTGAAGGTCATGATATAAGCGAAGACGACGGTGAAGAAGGGGGTGGTGGTGCCGACGGCTTGGTTGAAAGACACCGGAAGGTAGCGGAGGGAGACATTGTCGAAAACGATGAAAATGCAGAAGACGAGGCTGAGGGTGGCGATCTTGAGGAACTGGAGGCAGGAGCGAATGGTCTGCATGGGGACCATCTTGAGCCAGGCGATGACAACATAGCTAAAAAGGGAGCAGGTGATCATGTGGCACATGGAGGAAGATAGGATACTTGAAGCCATAGTTGTTCAGAAGGTACTAGTTGAGGAGTAGTACCCCAATGTTGGAGCAGTACCACGCCGACACCAATCCAATCGTGAAGAGACGACTTGAGGACTTCATTTCCGTCACGCCGACACAGCAGATCTGAGAGGCTTTGGCTTAATAATATGAGCCTGCTCAATGGATCTGAGAATCCGCTccggagaagaaaaaaattgccgctccatggattttttttttctctctcctccgAGCATATTACCCCGCTGGCAATGAAGACACCGAGGACTTTGACGACCATGAAGGCGCTGGTGGAGTCGAGGCCGGAGGTTGGTTCGTCAAGGAAGAGCACGATAGGGTCGTGGATGATGTTGGTGTCAATGGAGATGCGGCAACGTTCGTCGCCGGAGACGTCGCGGTGGCCCTTGTAGCCAATGACCAAAGGAGGGAAAAGCTCGGAGGAGAGAGAGGGGTGGTCGGAGACCAAAGGAGGGAGAAGCttggaggagagagaaaaaagatctAGTGTAAACAATTTCATCATATTTTAATCGATCTTAaccgtttaattttttaattttaaaatcagacAAACGtgatgtatttgtttttttttttttaccaaaacttGCACACGGTGCGTAAAGGAGCTATCACAAGAGACTAAGTTCCCCATTGCTTGAGATAGGTTTAGCTCATCAGTCATGTGGTTATATACCATTTTGTGATATGTGTGCTTTCAAAGTAACAAACAAAAGATGAAAGTTTCCCATATAATAATGAGTCGTGCAAagttttatactattatttaattgttataattACCAAATCATATTACTATTTTTcataaatgtgtttttattgccaatttaattctctaattaattttttcgttTCCCCTCCCACCTTATATATATCACATTTCATATCTTATTTCAGACACATCACAAAAcctcatttttctctctttctcgttttccttttttgtgtttGAATTAAGATGTGTTACATCTtagatgtttttattatatccTTGACAATTTGCATGCAATACCATGAATAAATTCTTTATGACAATATTCCCATGcctaaaaaaagatattatttgcACCACTTCCAACATATTCGATGTTGAATATATATCTCTTtggtaaaaatagaaaaaagggaCGGGTGGTGGTAACTTGTAAGTCGCATAGTTTTATTGATTATCCCACGATTTTATcgttgttatatattttatcgCATATTCCTAACTATTTGACaatgacaataattttattttatattttcttttagtttataTCTCTAAAGTAatctaaagttaaaaaaattatgtaaatgcATAGATGCATGCACAAAAAGAAGTGTGAACActgcattaattaaaaatttatctatgCTAAAATTTGTTTGACTCTTCCCTTGTCTGTTTTCTAAATTTGTCCCTAACTACCGATATTAAGTTACGATAACGATagtcttttgtaaaaaaaaaaaaaatatgattgtgtcaataaaaatgttttttaataacaaaaaaagagtTATGATAATGAGATTTTGATGTGTTACACTACCCAGTTAAACTGGCATCTATAAAGCGCTATATTCTATcacattattttgttaaaaaaatatattcttaattctCAGGCGTTGCAAACAATCTCAAAGGTAAAACAACGCTATATAACTTGGCTTGCTAgtattctctcattttcttgaaTTTGGATTGAGGTCACCTGTGACTTGCTCAGGTTGCtaataataacttaattttaaattgattaatttgatttatctttcgatatatgaattttttttgtcctgTGATAACAATAtgcatttatataaaaaaacaactcaaTTTGAATTTGTCAAGAAACAACAACAGCAAAATGTACTGGAATATGTGCTTCTATACAAAAGAAAGTGTAGTGCATTGCTAGAAAAGCCATCACaaaagggaaggaaaaagaagtcGGTGACATTATCAGCTAAGAACTAGTGGgtgcttgaaaaaaaaatcataagaaataattatttttaataagatatTATGGTAacttaaaaatgtgtttttaaataaattaatcaaaatgaatGCTTATATTTAATTTGCAACACATTAGAAtcgtatttatttaaattaaattaaaattaagacaattttttttaatttaatttagagataaactcttttattttttcccccTCAAAAGTGTAAAACGTCTGTCATATGTAGGATGCTAGAAAACAGGGATAAAGTGAGAAGTTATAAATGAGGTTGGATCTGGCAACAAAAAAATGACTAATCCTTTATAACATGATTGTTGTGATGAATTgaggtttaattttgttttgaaccCAAAGTACCTCAAATAAAAATGTCTCTGTCACTCTGTggatacatttaaaaaaaatgtaataaaagtttaGCATGAATCGTATTTTTCTGGTGTATCTGCATGGATATGAAAGCTtcaattgtaaaatttattcatCTGTATCTAATTATACATATAATCGAAACTTATATCATCATAATATGagttaaaaaacattaactgaaataatatataatttaaaactaactatttcctattttttttcctagttTTTTCTGTCTTTCTAGTTTCTCGACCCTTTAGGAAATGCACAGTcacaataaaactaaaattaatcatAGTTTCTGCTCATTGCAAAACAAACATTCAGCTCCCATGTGAATGCACCTCGTGGAGTAAATCAAAGAAagattatgttttaatttgttttgttttagtttgaaTGTTTTAAATCCTTTgtcctaattaaaaataacaagaaaatgtGGATTCATAGGTGGATTCCATTAATCTTGTTGATTCTCCACTACATACCCTTGTCTCATCCCACACAGGGAAGACACCCCTAAAAAAACGAAAAGTCTTgcatagtaaaaaataattgaaatttggcAGAGTGATTCGTGCATAATTCTTcagtatttttagtttctataatatattaattttttgattttgatccttgtaaaaacaatatttttttattttattccttgcagtaattttttttagtcctataatattttattcattttgaattagctcctttcaaaaattttggtaaagactaaaaacaaatatacatattacaaGTACAAAAACCAAAAACTGAATATATTACAAgcattaattaaaacaaataattaggaccgaaactatataaaaaagaatattacaaagactatttaaaaaatatatattttataacaatcaaaataataattaataataataaaaagtatattaCAAGACTAAAaactcatttaaatatttttttttgtgttcccGTCCTTGTCCTTGATTTAGTGCATCTTTAATTCTTTCCCTTTTATGCCCCACCGAGAAGTTGCCTACTTAAGCTCCCATTCCTCTTTCACCGCTTCACACCACTGGCATCACCACCacattctttatctttatgcgcgCTTAGAAGAATTGAAGgtggttttctttttcttttaattagtcTTAACCGTTTCTCTTCCTATGTTGGATCATGATACATGCTTCTATTTTCCTTATTTAACGGTTTAATTTTACTATATAGTAAGTATGGGGCACTTCTTGTTCTATTCAGTCGTACATACCTCTCTTTTCTCTTTGCTCTCTGATTCagctcttctctctttttttcacattatgataataataataataccttTTTCCTTTCATATAATTAGGTAATTGAATCCTAAAGGAGTTTCATTTGGGGTGATTGTTCTTCTGGGGTGGCAGGGATTTTGATAAAAATCAAAGCTTTGGAATTTCACTCATCATGGATAAGGCAGAGAAAGCTGTGCAGAAGAGCTACTTTGATGTATTGGGTTTGTGCTGTTCCTCGGAGGTTCCTCTTATTGAAAACATCTTGAAACCTCTCGAAGGAATCAAAGAAGTTTCAGTCATCGTTCCATCACGAACTGTCATTGTTGTCCATGACACTCTTGTCATTTCGCAACTTCAAATTGGTAAAATTATTCTCTCAAATCAGTTcatcttgttttcattttgattaTCTTGTTTGTTATTCTATATGCAGAAAAGTATCAGCAACACGTCTTTTAACACAACTTTCTAATTGGTTGAAATTTCTTATGTGTctcactctttatttttttgtttaatttaataatttttaatcaattttaattaatagtaaGATATGTGTTAAAAGAATTGTCACATATCCGACGTGGCACACATGCACTTGTGTTTGATCACATGCGGTAGAGAAGGGAATTGGGCAAATGCTTAACCTTCATTGATTGGACCATTCCACAGTGGATTACCTAACTTTTTTGAAATGGTTTATCGAATTTCGGGTAAAATATTCTGTTCTATGTTTAAATGTGTTAGTTATGAAAACGAGTTTTTGGTACTTTACTAGTTACGGGaaatagttagttttttttttttttaataattgtctgAATAAGttacaaaaatgtttttcttcaaaaagttGAGAAACGCCAATTTGACCGTGCTGAAAGCTAGCACACAAGGGGCTTGCTTTTGCTGATGATCTTGCGTATTTCCCTATCATTTTTCCATGAAATAAGAGCACCATTGTCATCTTTTCACAAAGTTTCCTTTTACCCAAAAAAACGTAACGTGATGATGTTAAAGATGCATTACTAATAAAAGGGAAATACACCTTTATCTTAACTTTTTCATCTGGACAGAAATAATGACTAAATGTGCTTCTTTAGATTAGAGTCTACAAATATCATGTTTGCAGTGAGTAAAATAGATTTGCAAACTTTGTGCTGTATATGTTTTAGATTTTGGGTTCTTAAGATTAATTCACTAGcgagaaaattgattttaaggACAGAgacacaattttttaataacttatatgtatttacattttaaaggtgattttaatttattattaaaaaaattaattcttttaactcactttaaatgttttctattattaaaaattaagttaacattaattatttcaaaatctaaataatgaaaaattattagaatgAGATGAGAGATAATAATTGCATCCTATATCATACATGCTCTAAATAAAGGGTGGccgttttatatatatatatatatatatataaaataaaactttagtgAATAAACAATATTTAATACTTGCCGTAACCATTACATAAACTAATAAAACTATTGAGTATGAGGATTTGGCATGTTGGTTTGACTTCTTAcatacacaatttatttttgcaACAATTGctattcttacttttttttgcaTTATCATGTTgtatataaatttgaaattatattaatatacacTACAATTTAGGTACTACTAGTATAGATTAAGGAGTGCAACTGTAACATCGGTAGTAATTAGTTATACATACTTTACCTAGTGGAAAAAGGAGTCCTATCTGTAGCATTTGTGCACTATGAATAAAGTTAGGCTGTTTATATCCTTTTGCTTTATATGGTCATCACCTTTagattttttatagaaaaaaaagaattgatttTCTTGCAAAACTATCTCACATAATAAGGCCAAAATAAATAATGGCTTGTGAACGGTTGTGATGACAGTGAAGGCACTGAATCAAGCAAGGCTAGAAGCAAATATCAGAGTGTATGGGGACGAAAAGCACCAAAAGAGATGGCCAAGCCCTTACTCAATTGCCTCTGGTGTGTTACTTTTGCTTTCTCTCCTCAAATTTGTGTTCCATCCCTTAAAATATTTGGCACTAGGAGCGGTTGCTGTGGGTGCCTACCCAATCATCTTAAAGGCCATTGTCTCCATTCGGAACCTTAGGCTGGACATCAACATTCTTATGCTTATAGCAGGTAATtaatttcatctatttttagatttttttttttgtgtggtacAATGATTACACTGAAATTAGAATGTATGACTTTATACATAATTATCTATACTCTCCACCACTATGCCTttccaatatttatttttggtccttataCTATACGGCAATTAGTTGATGTCTTTTTGGCAGCACGTAAGTACAAGGTGGATTGAGAAAGTAGtttctataattataaaattactataaataaaaaagttatcccTACTTTCGTTGTGCCCTTTTACTAGTGGACAAAGGGCAGAccttgttttcttcttcataaatttgaattgagaacatttaataaaaaaatggaatggGTATTTTCTTTTCCCTACACTTTCAGTTTGTGAATGTTTAGTTGGACGTACTGCTGCCTGATTCAcaattcaattatttaattttcttgagATTCATGATCAATTGAGAAACTTCCAATGCGGATGAACTGGAAAAAAAATGGTTGAGATGCTAGATTAACTATATATAACACATTTTGGAtcatatatttacaaaaaataatgactatagaatatttaatttcttcaaataGAAGTTTTAACTTCTATAATGATTTATGATGTCTTCAGATAAACTTTGAAAAACCACTTCtgccatgttttttttaatatttttttaccctttaacttttaaaaagtattgaatgcattttcaaaatcttcttattttatcttaaaaccttttgaatatattttaaataaaaaattctaaaaaagcaATAGAAAAGGACCTTCACATTCAAATCTGTatattctttccttttattattcatgatagaacttaaatttttttttgggagTGATTAAATTTTCAGCACACCTTCCGTTAAAGTAACACGCacccttatttatttttgttttttaaattagttattcattttttattattattttcgttAATAACGTATgcttttaaacttttatttaaactatttttcttatttaattgaaatgtaAAAGCAACCGTACAATAACTTGTAATAAAGAAATGATAATAGTTCTTGAAACAATACTCTTGTTTCTCATTAAACTCAAACTCTACCCAAAACAATTcgtcaaaacaaaaatcttaaATAACGACACACAGATTCTGtcttgtataaaatatttatatatttagatttatttcttttgtcactTAAGATAATTATGTGAAGAATCACATGATAAGATTCTCGATCATATCCTTGTAACACATATGCACGAttctctttttcaatttttgaaacTTAAACAACTTCCTATATTCTTGTCATGCAAAATGATAAACAATAAATccttaaaactaaataaaactaCACATAATTTGTCATATATAAAGTGTTGTGTTTGAAAAGTGCATTTACAACGCAGTGTATTACGGAAGCTGAAACTATATATTAATTAGCTTGGGTTAAGACGTGAAAAATAGCATCAAATTAATGTGCTTGGTGAAGCGCATCCAAATTAACATGCTGGAAATCTGCCATGTAACAAACATTACAGTTTGCTCATAAAACCGGCATGCATGGCATGTCATCccaaaattatgtttgatgaaACCGCCCTTAGAACTTAGAAGTATAATTCACACTGCACAAAGTATTTTTTGCTGTGTATGTAAGAACTTGTATTATTGAAGCGACGTGAAAGCGACAAACTTGACCCCCAAAATATCTTTGCTAGCTAGAAGCTATCAAACATGTGATAGAAACAAACTAGAAAGAAGATATATGCTAACTTCGTCTTACATATACAAGACGTGATGGAATCAAACTAGATCAGAAATTCTTAAGTAGCATAGCCATAGGTATCCAAATTAAGTAATTAGATgagtaaatgtatttttttttgtagagatgggtgtatttttgtttttttaatataacttataaatgttatatatgctaaaatatatataatatcgaTTTTGAATTTCTAAGATAAACATGatttactttaaatttcttttaattatatctttGCTGCTTATATAAAACCTGCAATAGAAAGTTAATAAGAGAATAAATGCAATGTAATGTAGAGCAGAAAATTGCGCTGGATGAGTAAATATACAAGACAAGATATAGGATTAGCTAGAAATAAATACATTAGAGAGAAAGTTGGAAAGCCACTtatagaagaaattaaaaaagatggGTAACCACTAACTTGCCTTAAGTAAGGACATTATTTGGGAGTTTAAACCAAATAGAGGGTAGCCTATAAATGCGGATAAACGCcaatactttatatatatatatatatatatatatatatatatataatatcgtgacattatttgatttataataaatagtttatattttgtcagtataattattttttacattattattcaatcacaacttataaatcatatttattataacttttgattggttgattggTTGATAGTGTACTTTTTTTACACTAACAATATTAAACTTTGATTTATGTAACCGACTCATTCCAATGAGAAAAGGTTTGTTgctatatgttatatattttagcTGTTCAAAAcatagaactttttttttgaaacttttaaaatatagaattCAAGAAAGAgagggtattttttttattgttatacaATTAACTTCTACTTATTAAACAAATATTACTATAACAAGGGTCTTGCTAACTAGTATTTTTAGtacattaattaaagaattaataagaaaaaatatttattatataaatcgtagaagaatattaaaaaaatcatgaacataacaatttttcactttttaataaaaatatttttacttttaatttcttaactaatgTGGTTAGTACACACTGATTAACATTTAGACATTTGGATGTCACAGTCccactaatttctttttatttgacaGTTATTGGGACAATTGTTATGAATGATTATTTGGAAGCAGGCACCATTGTTTTCCTCTTCTCAATTGCAGAATGGCTAGAGTCAAGGGCAAGTCATAAGGTATTTATTTCTGTTTCTTGCTTAAAATTGACTCAAGATTAGTGGACCCATATTCTATTGTAAACCCTTATTAGATAATTGAGGTAACCTGTTcgaacacacaaacacacatatTCTTGAATTAATCAAGGTactcattcatttatttattattcatgcTTAACACTGGCTCAAGAATTAATGTATCATtcttgaattaataaaaagaataagtGGACCCAGATTCTATTGTAAAGCTTTATTAGATAATTGAAGTGACCGCTGTTCAAACACACATACACGTTCCATATCATTATAATATACTTATgaatactgattttttttttttgttgaatgctTATTAATAATGATTCTCATGCTATAGGTAAGAACATTAAACAATCTAGGCTATACAAAAGAAGACTAATTGCcttattgattagaaaaaagtGTGCAAAATGTGTTATTTGAGACTGAAaggattattattatcatcgtTATATAGGCAATGAAGAAAACTGAATCAATGAGCCAATGTTTTACATTTGATGTTCTctatagaacacaaaagcaggGTTCTCTGTTTCAATTCTCATAGTAAGTATTGTAAAGCTTCTAAATACAATGTCTTTGGATTCAGGCAAATGCAGTAATGTCATCGTTGATGAACATAACCCCTCAAAAAGCAGTCATAGCTGAAACAGGAGAGGTTGTGGATGCTGATGAGGTGAAAATAGACACTGTTTTAGCAGTTAAAGCAGGCGAGGTGATACCCATTGATGGAGTTGTTTTAGATGGAACCTGTGAAGTTGATGAGAAAACTTTGACTGGGGAATCATTCCCTGTGGCAAAACAAAAGGATTCTACTGTATGGGCTGGCACCATCAATTTAAATGGTAAAAATTCTtagtttcaattatatttaatgtgtCTTTAGTGCTTGCTAGAGAAAatataaggagaaaaaaaaagttgatatttgttttttccTATACCAAGTTGGTGAAGTCAATGTGTTTTCCTTGATTGATTAAAAGGTTATATTAGTGTGAAAACTACTGCACTAGCTGAGGATTGTGTGGTGGCTAAAATGGCCAAGCTTGTTGAAGAAGCTCAAAACAGCAAAACCAGCATTCAGAGATTGATTGACAAGTTTGCCAAGTTTTATACCCCAGGTTAGTCATACATAATCTGCAACATTTGTTTTAATCATTCTTGAACtgaaaaactaattttgaataGTCATGGTCTTTAGTAAGTTGTTGTCAAATGTTAAAGAGATAAAAGGTCATTTTTTGACAATGAACACAGCTTTATGTGATATATAACTTTATGgtcatgttttcttttttctgtaatTGCTTTATTGCTTGCATTCAATTTCATTGTCCTTACATTTTGTTGGTAATGTTTTTTCAGGCGTTGTAATCATATCAGCTCTTGTAGCGGTGATTCCACTTGCGTTAAAA
This region includes:
- the LOC114381701 gene encoding probable sugar phosphate/phosphate translocator At3g11320, with the protein product MASSILSSSMCHMITCSLFSYVVIAWLKMVPMQTIRSCLQFLKIATLSLVFCIFIVFDNVSLRYLPVSFNQAVGTTTPFFTVVFAYIMTFKREAWLTYLTLVPVVTSVIIASGVTCSKEKKKSHIFFILSSVIFSSYLNRS